A window of Garra rufa chromosome 11, GarRuf1.0, whole genome shotgun sequence genomic DNA:
TTTCTTTTTGTCTTAGCACTCAGATGAACATGCAGAACCACTTCTGGAAAATGAACAGTTCAGCCTTTGAACGCCCGCTGTGTGAAACCAGGAAACTTATGCAAACAAATGACttgcttgtttttattttatcaagagaataaatacatttttaagcaTTACCCCCAAGTTTACAATGACAAATAACAGTGATAATGCAAAAATCTGGATAGATATACACTACCTATTGCCATTTGTGAAAATCCCAAACAATATAAGTTACATGTAATGTGTAATTTATATACATTCAATACATATGCATGTAATTTGTAAGGACCACATGGACCCCATCAATGAttttgcatatttatatatttatgtacaaTTATATGTGGTTATTAAATTGTGTCTTAAGATGCGTCTGTTGTGCCATTGCTAAAATCATATTGTCGACTTTGTGAAGACAACAATGTTTACTTTCTTAAcagttattaaagggatagtttacccaagaATAAAAATCCTGATATTCTtatgaatgttggtaaccaaaagcCATTGACTTACatactttttttcccccataatatggaagtcaatgggtaccagcAACTGTCTGGTtaccaaaatattttcttttgtgtttagcataagaaagaaactcatacaggtttaaaaccactagggggtgagtaaataatgactcatttttcatttttgggtgaactgtccctttaaggttcTTGTGCACAATTTATAAGTggatattattttaaaaagaaaattgtgCAAATTACATAATTCAAATGTAATAACTTTATCAACTTATGTAAAATAATATCAACCAATAATGTCATAACCTACTATTCACTAATCAACTATGAATGGATTTGGTCCTTGTTTACATTATTTCCTCATGAATATTCTGTTTTACTCGGGAATATGTTATTATTACAAAAGCTGCATTGTAAATGCTATTTCATGTCTAACACAGTCTTAATCCGTTAATACATTATTTAATGTATCTTTGTACATGTTGCACACAACATACTGAAAATTAATGTGGTTCTGATTATCACTGTGGCTGAATGAGATGAGATTTTATCAGATCTATCTCAGACTTTCCCCACATACACAAACATGCATACATGTACACACACAAACTCCACAAATGAAAGCAAACCACTAAAAATGTAAGTATACAAATggccacacacatacacacacagcttcatttctttgtcagttcaGCATCCACATCTTCTTCAGGTTTAAGGGCGTGCCATTGGGCGATAGGTCTTCTTGGGTTGGCTAACATATCTGACCAATGGCGTTGCTCCGTTCCTGTGCTGTTCAGTCCGAGGAAAAGCTTTCCAATGGCATCATTCTTCCCAATTTTGTCATAATCCAGAACTGTCACCACAACCTGCACTTTCTATAAAGACAGAAAATATAGTCAAGAACCATTAATGTGTTCAGTTTCTGAAATGAACAGAAATTAGACTCAACCTGAATCTGCTCAGATGGCACTTCGAAGCTAAATGATTCATTGTAATACGGGTTCAGTGTGTTCTTCTTAATTGTGGTTTTCTTTTTCTTCTGCCTTTTGCCGTTCTGCATCAGGTGGATTTTTACATATGGGTCTGTAGAACAgataaataatgtcagaattggtAAAATAGGGGTAATGACATTTCAGATCTGTATTTTGAAATGTGTCTGTATATAATAGGTCATTTTTCCACGTACCTGAGAGACCACCCACATCCATTTTTTTGAGGTTTTTGGCTTCCAGAACCACAACAGTCAGCTTTCCAGCAGTTGGCACATAGCGCAGAGACAAGCAAATATCACCTAACCGCTCATGCTGTTGAGTCAACAGTGAAAAGTCAGGTATTATTTCACTCTTTTTCCTGAAATCAACACAACTCAAAAGCCAAAGAATCAAACTAAAGATTTGACTTTAGAAACCGTGTCAAAGTCACTAGCAGATGTAAggttttaattcatatttaaatttggAAATTGAGAATGTAAATGGGATGCATATAGAAAaataagtatattttatttttatggaaactacattttttaatatatttaaaaatgttaacaaaTTTTTGTAGGAATTACCCATAtatgcaaagtaaaaaaaaaaaaaaagtttttattttacatacactaccagtcaaaagtttttgaacagtaagattttttatgtattttgaagaagtctcttctgctcaccaagcctgcatttatttgatccaaagtacagcaaaaacagtcaaattttgaaatatttttactgtttaatataatggttttctatttgaatatattttcaaatgtaatttattcctgtgatcaaagctaaattttcagcatcatttatccagtcttcagtgtcacatgatcttattattattattattattatattttattattattattatcatcaatatttaaaacagttaagtgcatttcttttcaggattctttgatgaatagaaagatctaaagatcagcttttatctgagattaaaagcttttgtaactatGCTTATGTAGCTATAAGTgtaattatacactatactagtcagtatgattttttatttatttatttatgtatttattagagaaattactactttttatttaacaagtgatgataaagacatttataatgttacaaaagatttctatttcagataaatgctgttctgaactttctattcatcaaaaaacctgAAAGATTTCaccataataaatgttttgaatcagataataataaaagcagcgaatcagaatattagaatgctttctaaaggataatgtgactgaaATAATGATAATCAATTCAgattcaaactaaaaaaaaaaactaattttgggcTGGGGCCTCCATGTATTCAAGATTCACTTATTTGCTCGTACCTCCTCTTTCTCAGCTTTCTGCAGATCTCTCCACTCATCTGTAAGATAACTAAAGTCCACCTTATTCATCTGCATCCTCACATCCCCAATAGCATCGTGTTTGGAGAAACGGTCAAAGTCGTACACTGTCATGACCAGCGTCTTTCCTCCAAGCTCTGCATATGGAACCTGAAGACAGAATACAGAGCCTCGTATATATTTGACACTAATTTAATGCAATTGTATGCATTATTGTCCCATATGTAGGCCTATGCTGTGACCTCTAAAACATTCCTGTCACAAAGAATTTTTAGTCAAGTGGCTTTTAAGATGTACCTTAAAGGTGAAGTGCTCGTTAAAAGTTGGATCGAGTGTTTTGCGGTGAACTTTGGTCTCAAACTTTTTCTTCTTGTCAGGAAGGAGGTAGACTTTCACATACGGATCCGAAGTGCCACTCATATCCATAGCAGCAAGGCCTTCTGCCTCAATCACACCTACAATTAACTGAAcaagaaagaaaatcatattcATCCAAATGATtcataatttaattttgaaattaagTTCTCCAGTCTGACATTACAATAAAAGCCCCCTGCTGATAAAACCTCTGTTTCACTTGTTAATATGGATATTGCTGACTGAATTAACGCTGGTCGCTGATTTGTATTCATACCGCACTGTCAGTGAAGTTGTAGTCAAGGGTATAGTGAAGTTTTCCAAGTTTTGCAGCCTCTTTAGACTCAGAGTCCTCTTCTTTGGGGTCAGAATCATTGCCGTGAAGAACAGTCTGTAAATACATCATCCAAATGCAGTTATTGCAATGAATACATCCaccaacatatgtgaccctagacaacAAAaccagcatgggtatatttgtagcaatagccaaaaatacactctatgggtcaaaatgatttcttttatgccaaaaataattaggatgttccatgaagacattttctaaatttcctaccttaaatatatcaaaacataatttctgattagtagGCTAATGTGCATTTATAGGAACttcattggacaactttaaaggcgatttactcAATGTTTATCCTGACgaacttatttatttagctttcaggcaTAGAACaggcataaataaaaataaaaaatacccttatgactggttttgtggtccagggtcatatatatagaatttcaatattaatataaaatattggataagaaaaatattacaaaatatacattaaaaattgtataaatcactctttttttttattagaaacaaACAGCGACACAAGCAGCGGGAGTACACGACTCTCTCGCTTCCTGAGCCCATTGATTTTTAACAGACTCTTTAAagcgcgatatgattggatatgacggTTTATgctcggctgtgattggttctgctataaatcccgcctcttgtttACGTGCGCGTTTGCGAATCAGTCAGAATGAACCATAAAGTAAtgggaaaagtaatttaaaaagtaagtaaacaagtCACTTACTTGGATATATCACTTTGTACTTCAagataagacttaaaatggccagTTTTTGGTGAGTagtcagcttggtgaaatttgaGGCAAATCTCAGTGTCTGAGACCAGTATTTAGCAAACTGAAAAATAGCTGAAAGTTatgtattaaaaagaatagctgaacatattttcacaaataaaacCTGTTGTTACAACTGTTACTGCCTTgggttattttggaataaatgtaaaatgcttaaaaacactaactaaTGCTTATTTAACCATGAAAATATGACTGGGACATGAATAGGTGAAATTAGACTCTAATATACTATTCTATTTAAATgtgttataataaattaataataaattgtaaatatgttCTAAAAAATACAATGTGTTAAATTATATATAcaaagtatatattttatatattctttatgatatataatttattattaacatttttactatAGAATCCTTCACAAGCATTTAATCATTTTTGACTTTTTAGTGTGTTAAATCTCTTTTTCTGCCCATTTTATTTGCACATCTCaattttatttgtaaatttatttaGATCTATTCTAAAATGTATTTGTATACATTCTAATTGTGAAcgcggaccacaaaaccagtcgtaagtcgcacaggtatatttgcagcaatagccaacaatacgttgtatggttcaaaattataaaaaaaaaatttaatgccaaaaatcattagaatattaagtaaatatcatgttccatgaagatattttgtaaattttctactgtaaacatatcaaaacttaattttttattagttatatgcattgctaagaacttcgttggacaactttaaaggtgattttctcaatatttagatttttttgcaacctcaaattcctgattttcaaatagttgtattttggccaaatattgtcatatcctaacaaaccatacatcaatagaaagcttatttattcagatgatgtataaatctcaatttccaaaaactgacccttatgactggttataTACTACATATCAAGACACTAAACACGTATGAATTCGAATGAATTATGAATTTGTCTAATCATTTGCACCTGTTTTGTGCTGTCCTCTTTCACGTTTGACAggttaatgctgttcttttcatttTTGTCTTTCCCACTCTTGTCTTTTTTCTTCTTAAATATCATCTTCTTGCAGAAACACAGGCAACAGCTGAGTGTGATAAGGACTATGAGGAAACTGAGGGCCACCACAGCCCAGGATGGTACTGAAACAACACACAATCACacagaaacaacaataaataCACAGGTgagtgagtgtttgtgtgtgaaagAGCCTGTGTACTCACATGGGACTTTATGAAGCTCATTCAGAAACTTGCTTCTGATGCTATGAGCTAAACTCTCTGCGGTTGTAGTTTGAGGATGACCAGCCGTGGGTGGAGAACTCGTAGGTCCAGGTATCTTAGATCCATTCAGTGCTGAAGATGCTGGAGATGAGGAAGGACCAGCCAGTAGAGCATCACCTTCATGCATTCTGAGGACAAAGTGCATTATCTGAAGAGTTGCATGTGACTTTAtaaagttttgaactttctaaCGACCTTTGGCATTTGCACAGATGATAGTGAGCGTAATGCTGACGCACTAGCAGCTCATTATAAGGTGTAAAGGCAAAGGCAGGTTCACATTCAGCGCACACAGCAGGTGACATGATGCTCCTTAACCTTGGATTATTTTGAGAAATGCTGAGTAGGAATGTATTGATTTTCTCTATTTACAGTGAAATGAGACACAAAGCCGGTGACACTGATACCTCTAAGATACACTGATACCCCTGACTCAAACTTATATGTGAATATCTAACACAAATAATCATAAACATGcatttatactgtatatacacaacacaaacacaataCCACCAAAACAAATGCAAACCTCCGCATACATAAGcatacataaaaatattaattcaaaGCATTATACAGTTAACATTAAAATGCATGCATAACCTTTGTGTTTGTATTCACATAAACATTCACTGTTAggtatatatgtaatataaggACTGTAAAAAAATCACATACTATTTTTGAGGAGAAAGAGAACTTACCTTCTGCTCTGATTTGGTAAGCGCACTCGACAGGCAGGTTATCTGAATTACTataaagaaaaactgaaaattaaaGACAGAAAATTAACTTAATGGGAGAAAGATGTCATGTGTGTCTTGCAGGGAAGActattttaaaagaaagaaaatatcaaGATGTTTAACGCTGCTAGAGAGACAATGAaagggtgagagagagagagagagactgactgAGAAGCATCCAATTGCAAGCCGTGCAGCAGTGGGTGGAACCATATGGATATTATGATGAAGGATTAATGAGGATGTAGAAATTATTTGAAATACAGAGGTCACAGAGGTCAAATATTTGGGGGACATActgtacactatcagtcaaaagtttttgaaaagtaagatttttaatgttttagtaaAGTGGACTCATCTGCTCagcatgcatgcatttatttgactgtaacatttagaaatatttgtactatttaaaataacttttctatttgattatttttgaataatgtaattaattcctgtgatttcaaagctgttttttttgcatcattacacaAGTAataaaccttcagaaatcattctaatattctgctcaaaacatttatcattattattattattatgttaaaaacagctgagtataattttttcaggtgtctttgatgaatagaaagttcagaagaacagcatttacctgaaatagaaatcttttctaacattataaatgtctttatcactttcgatcaatttaaagcatccttgcttaataaagaagtaataatttctataatttctttcccaaaaaagaaaaaattatactgactatagtgtataatgatacaaaagctttttatttttagataaatgctgatcttcgatctttctgttcatcaaagaatccagattttttttcctcaactgttttaaatattgataataataataataataaaaatgtttcttgaacagaaaatcatgtgacactgaagactggagaaacgatactgaaaatttagctttgatcacaggaataaatacaattttcaaatatattcaaaatagaaaacagttattttcaaaaaaatgtactgattttgctttactttggatcaaataaatgcaggcttggtgagcagaagagagaaaaaatcttactgtttacaTTCAAAGAATATAATGAAAGCTCATCTTTAATATATTTGGctcatattttaaattttttgcacaCTATTGTTTGTAGAAccgtattatatataatttatataataaatataatttatatttaatgtataatttctgtaacaaaaatatctttatcttatctaatgcattataaaataaaatgcctATATGcattatacataatatatatatataatattacgtATCATTTTAAAACCCTAAAAAGTTTCATTTAAGGGTATATATCACAATTATAAACACGGCAGTAAATATTTTAAAGGTTATTTaacctttttctttttatttggcAGATTTTATTGAAGCCTAAATTATGAAATGCACCTTTTTTATCGAACGTATCAAAGCTTTTCTATGAAAAGATATTGGAAgatgtattaaatatttatttcatatattattaatacttgtattattaatacaaatcACCTCCACCTCTGTCCGGTAGGCGTCAGTATATTTCTTTAAGTTTACTTGAAGTGAAAAACAGATGGTAGAAGAAGAGCGTCGCCTGGATACTGCATGAAGCTTGAGGATGTTTAACAGATTAGAAGGTTGTTATCGTTTCGAGATCATTTTAAACAGTTTTGTTGGGTTGTATGgagtttttttttagttcagttcgttatgttcatgtttttctgttTCTTCTGTAACGTTATACCCAGCTGTATATTTATAGTCACGAACATCACCGTTGTCATATGCATCTGACTGGATCAGAAAAGTCCCACTATTTAGATGAATGCACACAAGTTTGCTTGTTCATTagaaatatgatttatttttagtGCGTTTGTCCTCATATATTGTTGATGGGCTTCTCTTGAATGGGCTTTATCTTTTTGTGTGTGTAGATGCAGGAGGAGTGTGTGTCTCTGCAGGTGTGTGTCAGTGTGGTTGGAGCTCTGGAGTGTGTAGTCCGCCGTTGTCTCGGTCCAGACGGTGGAAGTGTGCTGTTTACACGAGACACAGGAGAAACTCTCATCACCAGACATGGACAACGCCTTCTTAGCACACTACATCTGCAGCACCCTATGGCCAGGTATCCACACTACTTATTATTTTACGAATAAAAGGTTCTATACATATGTATTGCTCAACTGCTAGACTGGAATATAATTTAGCAAACCACACCTTATGATTCTTTTTTACTTCCCAAGGCTgcaattttttttagtaaaaatacagtaatattgtgaaatattattgcaatttaaaatacccgttttctgttgtaatatattttaaaatgtaatttatttgtgtgatggaaagctgaattttcagcatcatttactccagtcttcattgtcacatgatctttcagaaattattaaaatatgctGATTATCTGCTCAAGAGCTTcatattttgtggaaaccgtgatttcaggatttttttgaagttcaaaacaacagaatttattttaaataggttttttttgtaacaatgtaaaaatcTTTACATATGACTACTGATCAATgtattatggaagcccgtttctgccactgaatacattttttaaaaatattagtgtgactttttatctcacagttcagacttttttctcagaattgtgagatatatatatgtaactcagagttgcgagatacaaactcacaattctgtcttttttttctcagaactgcgtgatacaaactatatatatatatatatatatatatatatatatatatatatatatatatatatatatatatatatatatatataaatttttctctgaattgcctgacataaacttgcaatttcaagttataaagtcagaattgcgagaaataaattgAGATAAAAACGAAACAAACTCACAACTCACAAAAacttctcgcaattgcgagtttatatcttgtaattctgactttttttctcagaatcttgagatataaaaaaataactgcGAGGtacaaagtccagttttgagggggaaaaagacatatgttctcagaattgtgagtttatatctttataactcacaattgcgagtttatgcatttatgactttataactcacaattgtgagtttatatcaca
This region includes:
- the syt1b gene encoding synaptotagmin-1b gives rise to the protein MHEGDALLAGPSSSPASSALNGSKIPGPTSSPPTAGHPQTTTAESLAHSIRSKFLNELHKVPLPSWAVVALSFLIVLITLSCCLCFCKKMIFKKKKDKSGKDKNEKNSINLSNVKEDSTKQTVLHGNDSDPKEEDSESKEAAKLGKLHYTLDYNFTDSALIVGVIEAEGLAAMDMSGTSDPYVKVYLLPDKKKKFETKVHRKTLDPTFNEHFTFKVPYAELGGKTLVMTVYDFDRFSKHDAIGDVRMQMNKVDFSYLTDEWRDLQKAEKEEHERLGDICLSLRYVPTAGKLTVVVLEAKNLKKMDVGGLSDPYVKIHLMQNGKRQKKKKTTIKKNTLNPYYNESFSFEVPSEQIQKVQVVVTVLDYDKIGKNDAIGKLFLGLNSTGTEQRHWSDMLANPRRPIAQWHALKPEEDVDAELTKK